AGCAATCCCCTCTTATCCTATCAccatcagaccatgtaaaaagttggtctccttgctgcttgtaagctcccttgaagtactggaaggcctcaatgaggtctccctggagccttctcttttccaatctgTTACATTTCCTGGCTCCTGATCCACTAAATCAAGTGAGTCTATGTGTAAGCTCTATTCCTATGCTGTTCAGCTTCACAAAGTCCAGGCCACGGGTGATACATGCTATGGCACAGCCTACCACCCCAgttactgctatttttttccttacttaaCAGTGATGTAACAAAAGCAGCTAAAAATCTATGGAAGAGCAAACCCATACAGTGCCCTTTAAGTCCTGGTGATCTACATCACCTCATCAGAGTGTCTTTCTCAACTACCTAAATGTGGAAATTTGATTCCTAATTCAGGTTGTTGGTGTAACTTTGGCTTACTGTAATTTACAATAAACAGTTTGAACAGAATTCAGCAACTTCAAGACAATCAACACATCAAAAAGCATCTAAGGATCATTCATTGTCCTCTGATACCTATAGAACTCATTAAAATGCCCAGTAAAATTCCCACAGGCTATTTTTTTGACAAAAATAGCCTTAAAGAAACCCAAATTGTTGACGTAGAATTATGCTTTTTAAGGGAAACGTTGAAAACAAATCTTCAAAACATACACAACCATGGACACAATGGGCATTTCACTCATTTCGAAAGGTGTAACAACAGCAGGGCTCTTCTGTAGCTGTGGGCCAAGAAAATTCATGTCTGTTGATCGTTAACCTAGTTCCAAATCCTTTTGACCATCATCTTAGGGGTGAGGTTAGTAATCCCAGCTTTAGctatgaagaaatgctttcttacCTAAACCAGAATGGAAAGAATACACAGACCTCCCTGCTTGAAATATTCCACTAAACATACAGTTCTATCTTCAGTTTATCCAACTCTGGCCCATACAGACCATAAAAGAAAGTCAGGAGTGACTTGTGGCTGTAGAAGGAAACTACTCAGCTTAACACAGAACTGGAATGGAAATGGCTGCACACAATTCACCTGCACCTTGATTTACAAGATGCTGCGATCTACAAACAGGGCTGAACGATTTTAGTTCAGTTCTGATGTGGTTTATGAAGATGGGAAAGGAAGAatcagaaggcagagctgcagttttctttcaggaaatgGCTCAATCCATAAAGCTGCTACTGGGGTGTAAGCAATGATCTCTCAATGAGAGAAGAAACTTTATCTTGGGAAACCCCCACAGCAAGGTGCTGATCCATTAGATAACCAAGCctttgaagaagcagaaagatgacTTTGTTTCGCTTTTTAAACTTCTGTGTGGATTCCACCTCCGTCGCTTACGATGGCTTAGGCCACAGACGTTGTCCTGTTCTCCTTTTCGAGGTCAGCATTAGCTTTTGCCTGAGAGCAtctgctgcacacacacacaaaagcccTGCAAGAGGTCTGAGAACACCTGGTTTCCATCCCATTACAATGTGGCTGATGTGATTGCTGATTTCCAGCAAAATCTAATCCACCTATAATTTTTTGGCATAAGCATTACATTAGCATTTGCCTTCTCCTTTGGAACCACCCTGAATGCAGCCTGGcttgaaacagaaaaaccacCACAAGGATAAAATCATACCAAGCTCTTTCATATAGCTTTCCCAAACAACTGTGTATTTTGCCAATGCTGTTCAAAGGATGAAATGACTTCTTGGTGATAACTTTAAGTACCTCCAGACAGCCCTGCTTTGTGGTTATCTTATCAATCTCTACCAGCTTTGTAATCCATTGAAAAGTAAGGAAACattgtgcatttatttaatttaataaattaacTTATTATTAAATTGGCAGTATTAGGTTTCTCTGTCTGtaacagtattaaaaatgcatgcagctaacaaaaaaatgactgaaaataaagacatcCACTGTTCTAaccattgcagcatttcagtgcatttcCCTTTTGAAACCACAGAACAGAATCATTAGAAAGAAGACATTTCAATTCTAATGTTAGGAAAATTCTGACTGCCACCAGGGAAAATTGCTTTTTGCCTGTATCATCATGGCTTGCAGGAAAACGAAAAGCAATAATACTACTGGAATAAGATATGGATGGAACGACCACCTGCCTTCAGTAGTATGGGTCCAAGGGACTCCAGTGAGtgcaaaagcacaaaacaagaGAACAGCACCATCTCTAGGGTAGTCTAAGAACAAGTGCCAGCAGTGCGTGCAGCCTGCAGTCTTTCAGGGCAGGTTACCCCCACATAAGCAGTGTTCTCCTTGGATCATCTCCCCTGTCTGCTCACCAGAAGCGACAAGCAAACTGTTTTGGTGGCACATGGAAGGCAGTGAAGCTCCTGATGGCAACGTATTTGGCAATGCTGCTGACGTGATACTGACACACAGCCACTTCCTCcagaagacaaaggaaaatatgGGTTCCTCTACAGGGAACAAACCTCTCTGATGCCACGGGTTCTCTAAAGCTGCTTATTTCTCCCTATTTAATTGAAAGTAGATTAGACTCCCATGAAGAGTTATTCAGCCTGGGTACGTTCCCCACTGTCTTCAGCCTTAGGCTACAGCATGCACTGCATTTGGGGCAACTGCTTCAAATTTAAATCTACCAAATCCAGCCCTGTATCACACTATGCTAAACTTTATCATCACCTTACATTACAGACCCCAAAGCTTTCCAGGTCTGACAAAAGGCAAGCAACctgaaaagcagtgctgccttCCATGAGAACACCATACAGCTCTTCCCAACTGTGATCTAAAAAGATTTAACTCCGCTTGATGCGATGGTCACTCCTGGTCAGTGAAGACTTATTTCACTTCAAGGCAGACAACAAACAGCTTACAGCAAGCTGTATGCTCACACAGGGACTTCTGTTAGCTTAAGTCAATTCACAAACCATCTTAAATCTAAAATGACTGTAATTTTCTTTAACGGATAAGGCAGTAAAGGAGGAAAAACCACAAAAAGGCGCTGCCATTACGCAGCTATTTTGTGAGGCTCACACGTGTAAGTCACCAAGTTTACAGAACGACCCATTTCCTACCATCAGGTTATTGCTTCAATGAATAATGCAAACGTGAAGTTATTTTGGAACTGATTTGTATAATCAGTAACTTTGGAAGGCTTGGTCTGATACATCCATGGCTGCGTTCTGCACTCAGTGAAATGCAAACTACATCCCCACGATGGACTGCAGCAAACATGTCAAGCGTGGCAAAGAAATCTGTGATGTGTTGAAAACAATGAGTATCTGGAAATGTTCTGACCTGTGTCTGTTCTGATCATGTTCTGACACAGCCAAAGCAGCATGTGTGTCCTTGATAGGGGAATAAACCACAGCCTGAGCCATTCGAGTACCAGGAATTTATAGGAGTAAAATACATAACCTGGTCAAATAtgctcaaacaaaacaaaacaggattttaGTAAATAATGATTAAGAAAAATTCAAGAAGAGATCATTCAACAATATTGCTGGGCAAAATGAAGCAGCGGGCTCTGCTGAATGCAACACAGCTTGGGGGCAAAGTATATTACCTGCTGAAGGCCTTGTGGAAGGTAGATTGCTTATTTATAGATAATTTCCTTCTATGATTACTTTTCACATGGCTTATTTCTGGAGCATGGCAGAGATGCTGCAATGTCGTATCAAGTTAATTAGCACCTCTTGTTATCGCGTCTATGTGAGATAAAGTTAGCACACCACCTTTTATGTCTCACAGAGCTTTTATCTCTGATTTTCAATTGCTGTCATCTATTTCTGCAGAGGAATTCTTTACCTTTTCTACAACGTAAGAACTATTTCTTCAACTAGAAATTCAGGGAAATGTATCAGATCCAATGTAACATGGCAATTACAATGTATTAGCAGACCTGCAAACACACACCCCAAACAGGTACctggtaatttttttcttactgataaCTGATatcatgaaaacatttttagaatACGCTTTAAGATCCTTAAAATGAATATGTGTTGAGAAATGTACACATGTAATAAAACCcctcatttcttccctttttgctAGCATACACAGTGCAGTTTACACTGCAAAAAAGTAAGGAAGGTTACCTGGGGATTTTCTTCAGGATCTGAGGTGGTGATGGATGGCTCGTTATTTTCTGCTCAGAGCTCTCTGGAGACTTCTCCTGTGTCTCCCCTTTGTCTTTTGCAAGCACATCTGCGATAGCAGACTCCACTCCACTCTTGTACTGATGGTCAACCTGTGGTTCGGTTTGTGTCGGTTCACATCTATACATGAAAACAATCGATGGCTTCTCACTGGAGTCTGACTTTGCCTCGCTGAACCAGTGATGCCGTTGGACCGGAGGAGGGGGGAGCATGTGAATCACAGTTCCATCCAGACCCACCagtttccctttctctctttctttctctctgtcttcctCGTCATCGGTTTTTCTGCGGCGGAAGAAGCTCTTAAACGATATCCAGCGTTTGGGTTTAGCATCAGCAGCTCGCCGGACCTCGGAGTGCAGGATGGACTCCGCCTCTGTCGACCTGGTGGGACTATTGGGTTTGGCCCAGTTGCTAAAATGCCTTTGCAGCAGATTACTCGCGTGGTAGGGTGAAGATGTGGATCGAGGAGGAGGGAATGGTGGTGCTTGTTCTGTCTTGGGACTTGCGGTATTCGGGGTGCCTCTCACTGGCTTTGGGGAATTGGTGGCAACTGGCTGTGAAGCTGtgtctttctgcattttaacGGCAGTGCTTTCCGTGGTCTTGGATGACTCTACTTCAGACTGTGATGTAAACAGGGATTTAGGTCGTACGAGGGTGTTCTTAGCAGCATCGGCGTCAGGAGGTAAGGAATACAGCTCTTCTGCACTGCAAGACTTGGGCCCAGCCTGCGGAGTTTCTGGAGGAGACTGCGGAGGCTGGATGGAAGCCACAATCTGTGAAAGCACCGTGCTTGcattctctctgctgctgctgccggtAGGAGCAGAAGCCTCTGGGGTCACATCTGCAGGTTCTTGTGCTGCCTTCTGAATTCTCGGTGGGGAGCTGTGGTCAGAGCTATGACTTCTCTGTGGTGATATCTGACTTTTACCGAGACAGCTGTTAAACTCTTGCACCTTCTGAGCCACAGAACCGAGTCTACATTCAGTGCTATTCGTCACCCCCTTTGCTTCAGTGGGTTTGCCTCCTATGGCTTCagtcattttgctttctgtctctaTTTCTTCGTAAGTGTGACTAATTACACTGGTAGTTTTATCTTTCACAGACAGCTCTCCGCTGGTCCCTAGAAAACTTTTGTAGATAGCCAGGTTATCATACGCGTTTGGATTGATGACAATTGGAACTTTAATGGCATTTTTGGAACTCTTAGCATAAGTGGGCTCGTCATGAATGATAATGGGAAAAGGTGGCATGCCAGCATTATTATAGCTGTTGAATTTTATCTCAGATAAATTGGGAGACTTAACTGGGATGGTTTTAGAAGAAAGGTTTGTAGCTGTAGGCGAAGTAGGAGCTGACTTGTGGCTTGTCTTCCTGGGAGGAACAGAAGGTCCAGAGCTGTTAGCAACTAACTCCACCTTCGGTATCTTCTGTCTTGGACTAGTGCTAGAAGTCCACACTTCCTGATACCTGATTGCACTGGATTTTTTCAGATTGGCATTGACTCGTGCAGGCGATGCTGCAGAGGATTTAATAGGTGTGCCTGGGGTTACTGGCGAACTTGGGTTAGATGATGTATTTTTGGCTTCTGAGGTTTCAGTCTGACTCTCCTTACATTCATTCGTCATGGCTGCTGATACATCCACTACGGTATATGGCTTGCAAACTGGCTGTTCCATATTCACCACTCTGTAAGGTTTAGCTTGCTCTTCCACAGGCACCAAATTTATAGTTACTGCCTGACCGCTAACATCCGAAGAACTTTTATTCTCTTGTTTATCAGTCTGCACAGCAATTTTGCCATCCTTCTCTTCCAGCCGAAGAGCAAGGACGGCCTTGTGGGTTTCGAGACTCTTTGGAACGTTCCTGGAAGCTTTTGACACATCCTTCACTTGTAAACTATCACAGAGACTCTCATATTCTGGTTCAATCAATTTGATGTCCTGGGGAGTACTAGGAGATAATCCTCCATTACAGAGCTTCTGTGAAGAGCTGCTGGCTGTTCCAGAACGAGACTCTTCTGTCAAAGAAGAATCGGGAGATGTAGAATCAGAAGATACCATGCTCTGCATGCTCTCTTGCccatacagaatcacagtctCTTCCCCATAACCGTTTAAAATTTCGTCGTAACTGTCGTCGTAATCTACAGCACAGATCCGCTGCAGAGACTTGTTTCTCAGAGGCACGGTATTCCATTTTTTGTCAACACAGAACTGAACAGGAGACAGAGTGTTAGCTCTAAAATTAGCAAAGCGAGGTTGGCCCCTCATCCGAATTTCCATTGCTAGCAATTCTTCATCACTTTCATCCCAGCTTTCATGCTCTTCCTGCATGCTGCCAAAAAACGCGTCATCCTCACTCTCATCTCCGCTGGAGAATTCTGGGTAACAGAAACGTCCGCCTTCATTACTTATGACCTCCGTGCTTCCACTCAGAATAACGTGCTTGCCGTGAGAATCCTTCATCCCACCCATCATGCAGCTTGGAGGAATCTTTCTTTCTAACGATCGTTTATAACAATTATTTATCCTTCCCAAGAAGGTTTCTCTCGAGTTCATTTCACTTCCAGTCAGCTGAGGTGCGGTATCCAAACCTGCGATCTCCTTCAAGACTTCTGTCAgtccattattattattatttggtaTCTTCCCTACCCCATCACTGTTGCCGTAAGGCCTAGGAACGTGGCTGTAGCCCTCAATTTCATCTTCATTATTATTGTTCAGTGGTTTTTTGTGCAAGACAGCTTTGTTTCGGTTCCAACCCGCGGGCACCGATTTATTCTCACAATGATCCGGAGCGCCGATTTCGCCACACACGCCCTGCCCATCTGCTACCATCATGGTGGGCTTCACAGCTATCGTGGGTTTCTTTGCCACAGGCGGTCGGAAACTCCCCGTGTTCCTGCCACGCTGGCTGTTGCTTTGGTTTGCATTGGTTTTCAGATTGTCATGcgagagggtttttttttcagacaccGGGGGCAACTGATGCAAGCTTTTTGGCTTAAAGCAGTTCTTACATTCACCAGGTTTCCAGACGTGCTCAGTGAAGGTGTTGCAAGCAGACATTTTCCCAGCACTCTGCGCGTGACGCCGTGCTGTTCAGTGCATGGTAAGAACCTCGTCTGTGTGCTTCCTCTCTTCACCTGGTACGGCTACTGTTGTGAGCAGCGACCATTCTGAAACACCAAAGAGAACGGGGACAAGAATGGGTAAAACGGGTCAGTGAGCAACAACTCAGAATAACCCACTGACCTTTCCACAGAatcataaggttggaaaggacctacaaggtcatccagtccaactgtcctcccatcaccCTGGTTATCACAAAACCATATCTCGTAACTCCTCATCCAGAGGCCATTTTGCTGATCTCAGCTCTTTTTACTTAAATTTACAAACCTgctaaatgaaatgcaaaaaaacccaaatagTTGCAATTATCATTCTTCTCAGACATGAAGAATTAAAACTTTGGCAGCTAAGATCAGCAttacacagagcagagaaagggagaaatggcAATGACTGAGACACGGAGTAATTCTCTTGACAAGTTCGGGACCATTGACCTTTATTTTTCACACAATAAATCAAATGCTGGGAAGAGGATATAAAATCAAGGATTAGTGCAAATTGCCTCCAACATAACCGTTTAAATATGGCACAAGAAAGTAATAGTATGCTTTACACTCAAATGCAATTTAGATTGTTTTAGCTTCAAATGTGAATGAGCTCAACTTAAGTGGCAAAATATGTCTGAGCAATTCCAAACTCAGCCATTTTAGCACTTTTTCTCAGCAGAGTTGAATTATAACTGGACAGATGCTTTGTTTGACAAGACAGGCTGGAGTGCTGGGCTGGaaaatcagataaaaaaaatgctagGGCAATCTTTGTGGAAAGTCACTGCTTATTCTCCTTTAGCTTGCAACGCTGGCAATAAGATATTCCTACATCCTGCAAACAAAGCTGTGGATTTTCAGTCTCCAACTTGTTTTGCATGTCGCTTCTCCACCTAACGCCCATCCCTGCCCTCTCCGAAGTAACAACTGAAATACAATTATACACTCATTTCCAAGTGagttctcctctttctctgatTTCCTGACACCATTTCCTGACACTCGGCCTTGGGGGA
This Lagopus muta isolate bLagMut1 chromosome 10, bLagMut1 primary, whole genome shotgun sequence DNA region includes the following protein-coding sequences:
- the PEAK1 gene encoding inactive tyrosine-protein kinase PEAK1 isoform X1, with the protein product MSACNTFTEHVWKPGECKNCFKPKSLHQLPPVSEKKTLSHDNLKTNANQSNSQRGRNTGSFRPPVAKKPTIAVKPTMMVADGQGVCGEIGAPDHCENKSVPAGWNRNKAVLHKKPLNNNNEDEIEGYSHVPRPYGNSDGVGKIPNNNNNGLTEVLKEIAGLDTAPQLTGSEMNSRETFLGRINNCYKRSLERKIPPSCMMGGMKDSHGKHVILSGSTEVISNEGGRFCYPEFSSGDESEDDAFFGSMQEEHESWDESDEELLAMEIRMRGQPRFANFRANTLSPVQFCVDKKWNTVPLRNKSLQRICAVDYDDSYDEILNGYGEETVILYGQESMQSMVSSDSTSPDSSLTEESRSGTASSSSQKLCNGGLSPSTPQDIKLIEPEYESLCDSLQVKDVSKASRNVPKSLETHKAVLALRLEEKDGKIAVQTDKQENKSSSDVSGQAVTINLVPVEEQAKPYRVVNMEQPVCKPYTVVDVSAAMTNECKESQTETSEAKNTSSNPSSPVTPGTPIKSSAASPARVNANLKKSSAIRYQEVWTSSTSPRQKIPKVELVANSSGPSVPPRKTSHKSAPTSPTATNLSSKTIPVKSPNLSEIKFNSYNNAGMPPFPIIIHDEPTYAKSSKNAIKVPIVINPNAYDNLAIYKSFLGTSGELSVKDKTTSVISHTYEEIETESKMTEAIGGKPTEAKGVTNSTECRLGSVAQKVQEFNSCLGKSQISPQRSHSSDHSSPPRIQKAAQEPADVTPEASAPTGSSSRENASTVLSQIVASIQPPQSPPETPQAGPKSCSAEELYSLPPDADAAKNTLVRPKSLFTSQSEVESSKTTESTAVKMQKDTASQPVATNSPKPVRGTPNTASPKTEQAPPFPPPRSTSSPYHASNLLQRHFSNWAKPNSPTRSTEAESILHSEVRRAADAKPKRWISFKSFFRRRKTDDEEDREKEREKGKLVGLDGTVIHMLPPPPVQRHHWFSEAKSDSSEKPSIVFMYRCEPTQTEPQVDHQYKSGVESAIADVLAKDKGETQEKSPESSEQKITSHPSPPQILKKIPSASEHCGINGSPEFQDMIKRLKKALKEFPLMGNCVSEYSGQVPDDTTLEDLSPRVPRAVFVKQDNGGSASVIPVSAVRTPQGEEDKEEAPHPSDLNPCSATYSNLGQSRAAMIPPKQPRQPKGALDDAIAFGGIVEQETLNNLQPTPPPLPKKTILRANTEPSPRDLQKQALENNLCIVANPTYDIDTNWEASSACSSVSLELKALDNESGDSLDRPTEKLRTTTSATNSVSSLTTISIKDRCSNSMESLTGRRVSQSKQSRGVQKPQRQALYRGIENREEVVGKIRNLHTDSLKKLALKCEDLFMAGQKDQLRFGVDSWSDFRLTSDKPCCEAGDAVYYPASYAKDPLNNYAVKICKSKAKESQQYYHSLSIRQSLAINFNIQQDCGHFLAEVPVRLLPWEDTDAPEVEEEQEEEQEPEHKNGGAPSNTEASQKDSSGNQGTISKPRSRVVVITREVPYLTVADFVRESAPRHAKSPDLYERQVCLLLLQLCLGLEHLKPYHITHCDLRLENLLLVHSRPGGSPLSSESVEPSPNTACPARLIVSNFSQAKQKSHMVDPEVLRDQSRLAPEIITATQYKKCDEFQTGILIYEMLHLPNPFDENPELKEKEYTHADLPKIPCRSLYSQGLQQLASCLLNPNPSERILISEAKGILQCLLWGPREDLFHALRTSSNPARKDAVLQNWLDIKRTLLMIKFAEKSFDRDCGVILEDWLCCQYLAFATVDSLHRIVRIMQRH
- the PEAK1 gene encoding inactive tyrosine-protein kinase PEAK1 isoform X2, whose translation is MSACNTFTEHVWKPGECKNCFKPKSLHQLPPVSEKKTLSHDNLKTNANQSNSQRGRNTGSFRPPVAKKPTIAVKPTMMVADGQGVCGEIGAPDHCENKSVPAGWNRNKAVLHKKPLNNNNEDEIEGYSHVPRPYGNSDGVGKIPNNNNNGLTEVLKEIAGLDTAPQLTGSEMNSRETFLGRINNCYKRSLERKIPPSCMMGGMKDSHGKHVILSGSTEVISNEGGRFCYPEFSSGDESEDDAFFGSMQEEHESWDESDEELLAMEIRMRGQPRFANFRANTLSPVQFCVDKKWNTVPLRNKSLQRICAVDYDDSYDEILNGYGEETVILYGQESMQSMVSSDSTSPDSSLTEESRSGTASSSSQKLCNGGLSPSTPQDIKLIEPEYESLCDSLQVKDVSKASRNVPKSLETHKAVLALRLEEKDGKIAVQTDKQENKSSSDVSGQAVTINLVPVEEQAKPYRVVNMEQPVCKPYTVVDVSAAMTNECKESQTETSEAKNTSSNPSSPVTPGTPIKSSAASPARVNANLKKSSAIRYQEVWTSSTSPRQKIPKVELVANSSGPSVPPRKTSHKSAPTSPTATNLSSKTIPVKSPNLSEIKFNSYNNAGMPPFPIIIHDEPTYAKSSKNAIKVPIVINPNAYDNLAIYKSFLGTSGELSVKDKTTSVISHTYEEIETESKMTEAIGGKPTEAKGVTNSTECRLGSVAQKVQEFNSCLGKSQISPQRSHSSDHSSPPRIQKAAQEPADVTPEASAPTGSSSRENASTVLSQIVASIQPPQSPPETPQAGPKSCSAEELYSLPPDADAAKNTLVRPKSLFTSQSEVESSKTTESTAVKMQKDTASQPVATNSPKPVRGTPNTASPKTEQAPPFPPPRSTSSPYHASNLLQRHFSNWAKPNSPTRSTEAESILHSEVRRAADAKPKRWISFKSFFRRRKTDDEEDREKEREKGKLVGLDGTVIHMLPPPPVQRHHWFSEAKSDSSEKPSIVFMYRCEPTQTEPQVDHQYKSGVESAIADVLAKDKGETQEKSPESSEQKITSHPSPPQILKKIPSQVPDDTTLEDLSPRVPRAVFVKQDNGGSASVIPVSAVRTPQGEEDKEEAPHPSDLNPCSATYSNLGQSRAAMIPPKQPRQPKGALDDAIAFGGIVEQETLNNLQPTPPPLPKKTILRANTEPSPRDLQKQALENNLCIVANPTYDIDTNWEASSACSSVSLELKALDNESGDSLDRPTEKLRTTTSATNSVSSLTTISIKDRCSNSMESLTGRRVSQSKQSRGVQKPQRQALYRGIENREEVVGKIRNLHTDSLKKLALKCEDLFMAGQKDQLRFGVDSWSDFRLTSDKPCCEAGDAVYYPASYAKDPLNNYAVKICKSKAKESQQYYHSLSIRQSLAINFNIQQDCGHFLAEVPVRLLPWEDTDAPEVEEEQEEEQEPEHKNGGAPSNTEASQKDSSGNQGTISKPRSRVVVITREVPYLTVADFVRESAPRHAKSPDLYERQVCLLLLQLCLGLEHLKPYHITHCDLRLENLLLVHSRPGGSPLSSESVEPSPNTACPARLIVSNFSQAKQKSHMVDPEVLRDQSRLAPEIITATQYKKCDEFQTGILIYEMLHLPNPFDENPELKEKEYTHADLPKIPCRSLYSQGLQQLASCLLNPNPSERILISEAKGILQCLLWGPREDLFHALRTSSNPARKDAVLQNWLDIKRTLLMIKFAEKSFDRDCGVILEDWLCCQYLAFATVDSLHRIVRIMQRH